The Periophthalmus magnuspinnatus isolate fPerMag1 chromosome 10, fPerMag1.2.pri, whole genome shotgun sequence genome segment AGGGAAAGGTGGATGCTTTACAGAAACAACTGTCCGACCTGGATTCACTCAGGTAAAGATGATCTGAGTCAATATCATGTTTAAGCATAAACTATTGGTGTTCTGTTACTTGTAGAAgtatttataacatttaattcAAAGGAAAGATAATGTAAAATACTTTGTTTATATGTTTTGCTGGCTGTAGTTCATTCACTTTGCTTTGGGAAGTGTATctgtaatgttgttgttgtgtttttaggctGGGTTTGGAGAATGAGCTGCGAActgagagagaacagagacaaACCCTTCAGAAAACTCTTCAGAGAGAGCAAGACAACAGCACTGAACTACGAACACAGTTACAACAACTGCAGGGCCTCCATACGGTccgtaaatacatttttatctagATAAAAGAGTTCGTTAAATGCAGGCATTTTCAATAAACCTGTATTCCCATTGTCTGCAGGAGATGCAGGGCCTTAAACAGGAAAAGCAGCAACTACAGCAGAAGTGTGAACAGCAGGAACAGGCTCTACAGGAGATGGGACTTCACCTCAGTCAGTTAGTATCTGGAGTGATTGTAACATACTCTACATTCCTTAGTATCTTTATTATCTTAACTTTGACCAatatattgttctttttttaaacaaaggtCCAAACTAAAAATGGAAGATTTTAGAGAGGTGAATAAAGCACTAAAGGTACAAATCAAAAGTCTTTCATATTCATTGTGTCCAGTTCCCGTAACTCATAACtcattttttccccctcaaGGGTCACGCCTGGTTGAAAGATGATGAAGCGACTCAATGCAAGCAATGCCTGAAGGAGTTCTCAATATCACGCAGAAAGGTACAACACCAGTGGtgcatgaagtactcaattttgttacttgagtaacttttcacttctgtatctgtatttttacttaagtaaaagagtaaaaaaaacttagaagtatttaagtaccaaTTTTAAAATCTACTAACAGTAAAAagataaaagtatttcacacagatttagttaattttcttagtttttcttaagagttttgtgtttttatttttgtttgctcaaagcttgaACTAGAacactttagtcaggatgttaccacaaacataactcctcaaatctttttgcttttcagttcagttcaaaatgtagtggagtagagagACAGAGTACAAATAAcggctctcaaatgtaatgaagtaaaagtaaaaatatccactgtaaaatttactcaagtagaatttgtaggtatctgtaccttaagtacagtactttactacttttcctTCATTACCTTCCAGCACTGTTGAATACACTCGTCACAGTTAATTTGTTAAGTGCtgcctgttttgttttctgcagCATCACTGTAGGAACTGTGGGGACATTTACTGCAACAGTTGCTCCAGTAACGAGCTGGCCTTACCCTCTTACCCTCGTCCTGTTCGTGTGTGTGATATGTGCCACTCACTCCTACTTGAGAGAAGCAACTCTTCAAATTCTTGACACAACAATGTATCGTAACTGCACATGCTAATGTTTTGACTGTACTAGATGAATACTATGAAATCTAAGCAGAGTTAACTAATCAGCTGCCAATGAAAACTATGGTTATATTTtcaaggtcttatattacactatttttttttaatgttatgttgtttccacatcaaaaacagaccttgagttgtgttttgtttcattcacacgtttaacacacaaaccctgcatatttaggctgtgtacttctctcaaacagaaaacactacatgaagtgctccactgtgtttttaaattccacccaacttcactagaatcatttggataattttagccttagaattgccagtctctgctgaaataaaaggtaaaaggtagctcaACTTGAGATCTACCGCTTCATGTCACAAGatggaccagagcattttgagatgtgaatgaaacaaaactctatttttgatgaggcaacattctaacatggcttaaggtTCACCattaagagtcaattttgcataatacaggaccttaaATGAAACATCTTCCCAGTATTAAATTTTAGTTAAACAGAACTGAAGTACTAGGGGCTCTGCAATTAATGTAATGCTGGATTCATGCAGGCtgtattataaaaataatatattttagaaTGTATTGTAAACTGTCATTTAATCTTTCTGAAGTCATTTGGATAAACCAGTTTTTCTACCAAAAAATTTGATAAAATAAActtctgatgtcatgttttttccAGACTAGTTTATTCACTTTTGCACATGAATTACAAATACCATTTAAAGCAGTAGAAACCTTCATATCAGCAGATCTAAAATGTACCTGCCAGGAGTAGCCCTCATCTTGAATAAACTGCCctgtcaaaaatgtataaaacaaaacatgctctGTGTTAGCTTGTTATCATTTGAACTCGAGACGaacaaaacatctaaaaagGTAGGAAAACAATCGGCAAACATTTCAGTACATGCTTCCAGACATTTACAGATGTCAAACCCACCAGCACGGAGTGAAAATCTGGAGGAACAGCACAGTCTCCTGGTaatgaaattaaaaacacagatcttACAATGTGTTGAATCTGTAACTAAGAACGCAAACAGCAATTTTAGACCAAATATGACCATTTCTGGAGTTTATCCTCATAAAACAAATTGACTTCAACAATCAAACCTACTGTTCGTTTCTACACAAGATATACATTTCCAGTAAATTCAGCAAACTGccgagtaaaaaaaaacaaaaacaaaaaaaacacttaacaaATTTACATTCCCCATCCCCCTCCAATTCCATTCATTGaccctctgtttcctcctccaCCGCCGCCACCATAGTAACTGCTTCCCATTCCGCCCTGGTTACCTAACAAGAGACAAAATACACACTATAGGACCGCAGAGTTCTGTTTTGCAaatttcatgtaataaaaatcaataaaccAACATGAATATTGAAAAGTCTTCACACATCGGTTTACTTGTTGGTAAGCTTTGGCCCCCTGCATCATCTATACAGGAAAAGGGATGAATTGTACAAATCAATATTACACAACTTTGGTAACAAATGAGATGCATTCATTCAGGAAAAAATATGTAGGGGCACAATTTTTTAACCTTAAAATGTGTGAAGACTTTTCAGATCTGCGTTTAAGAGCTGACACTCACTGTAGTCATTGTAGCCGCCCATGTTTCCTTGGTTGTTATATCCACCAGAATATCCTGAATTCAGCTGTCCTCCACTGTATGACGATTGATTACCTGggcaatcagaaaaaaatatacgATTAatggttaaaatgtaaaatgtaagtaTAATTTGCACAGCCTTTAAAGCTTGACTCACCCATTCCACCCATCATCTGGCCACCATATGTGCCattactgccccctgctgttgaGTTTAGGAAGAGTTCCACATAGCGGTGCTCTGTCAGCAagaaagcaaggcaagttttttaattactttgtgtatgaattgtgctatacagagCGCTTTACAGCTTAAAAAAAGAcactaaaattacaatacaaacaaatcaaaacattaataattgtaaaattgacattaaaagaagagtgcagaataaaaaccttttagtaCACCATGAGCCACGGCTAATACAGGTACATACAGTTAAGTGTATGTAGAAATGAGCACTCACGCATGTTTGCTTTGTCTTTGGACATGGCTGCAACAGCATCTTCGTGAGTGGCAAATTCCACATCTGCTTCTCCGGTGACCCTTCCATCTGGACCAATCTCAATGTGGACCCTTACTGGATTTAAAGGTGAAAAGAACTAGAATGGAAAAGTTAAGAATTATACATTTAAAGGAATacactaaacaaaaagtaaaattttttttaaatgatgtgTTACATTGTAGATGTCGTTCTCTGTTGCTCTATACGGCAGTCCCCTCATATGTACGCAGTGACCAGTCGTACTCTGAAAAGAAGAGCCCCCATCGCCATACCTCCCATCGGATACACCTAAATAAATCATATGGGATTAACAGAAGGCATTATAGGGAATGTACCAACTAATCTCACTTAGTCACTTTTTGCAGTGTTAACAATATGGTCATGACACCACATATGTTCTATACCTCCTCCGTAGCCTCCGCGGCGCATTCTATCATAGGACCCCCCGCGGCCCATCATGTTGTACCCACGGCCCCCAGAGGGACGATCGTATGGGCCCGGTCTCTGCATGCCCATAGGCTTCCTCTGTGGCTCGTAATGTGTCCGCACCTCAGCGCGGCTGCTCTTGAAGATCTCAATGTACCTGggacaataatgtgtcacagtAAGGACATGTACAGCAGGAGCACACCAGGAAAGACTGCATTAATAAAAATGACTAAACTGGCTATAGAGATTCTACATGCTGTCATGGTATGATCAGTAGTAAACACCATGTGATTTAAAAGTAGcataatgaaatgtatttttgcattttaatgtgacCACTTTTCTTATGGTTAACTGTAAGTATTTCATTCTTCAATGTTGCATCAAGAGCCCTCGCCATGACAGCCATTTTGTAGTTTGAGGAACAGTAGAGGGCTCCAACCCATCTGCAGCCCACCCCAAGCAATACCTGTGACAGTGGGCTTCAGATCCATGGGTACACTAGCCTAATGGTTTAAATATCTTACCATTATCAGCCTGGACAGATAGTTCGTGCCAAGACACCATTTAGAAAatttagtaatttttttggGAAACTAGGCACTAATGAACAGAAATTTAaggaaaacatgtatttatattaaaagaaatatatttttgtctgtgtgtattaGCAAATACTTATGGTAACATTGTGTGTATGATTGAGATGTTAAAAGGTGCACACCATAAGAAAAGTAACTTATCCAGCCAACCAACCAACCATCCCCACCTGTGCCCTATTCTTTCCTTGTGTTTCTTTAGAGCCTTTTCAGCTATATCCTGTGAAGCAAACTGCACGAAGGCCTCCCCCGTACTCCTCCCCTGGATGTCCACCGGCAATGTTATCCCATTTGGCACGATTTCCAACCCTTCAACCCAAGGACAGATAACCCCAGCAGGGGACATATTAAATCACATGCCCAATCACAGAAACTTTctctaaagagagagagacaacttATAGAACTATACATAACAAACACAATTGTAGTTTATACCATTGAAAGCTTTCTTATATGtgttaaaataacaaaagtgtTATGAATTAAAAGGACAAGGATAGAGAAAGATTATGAAGGGATTGTGTATGACATCAggatattattaataaaaaaaacacctgttggGTGACACATGTACAGTTACCAGGATATTTCTGTGCATGAACACTGGTTAATTAAAAATTTGTAAGACATATACAATgaatgggggggaaaaaaactaaactactaATAAAAATGGaagataaacaaaaacataaacaagggGTTAAACATTCATAtatacaatattaaaatgtctaCAATAATATTCTTATAAATGATTTTACCTGAGAAAAACTGTACAATTTCCTCTTTGCTACAACCAAACGGGAGGCCTCGAAGTCGGACAAGTCCGTCTCCTGCGGTGTCTGGACAGTTTGGACCAGTGTGTTTCAAAACCCAATCCATCTCAACGTTGTTGGACTTGAACACTAAGGACAAATGATGAATCAAATTTAGCAAcagcataaacacacacatttgtgaCTCTGCTCTTCACAAACCTTCCACATATCGATGGCCCAttgtttctctgtctttcttcatAGCAAGTTTCATGTCATCTTCTGTTTCCAACTCAATAAATGCCTCTCCGCTGGGTCGGCCCTCTCTTGTGTAGGTAAAGTGGATTCCACCAGAATTGTTAAGAATTTTGCAATctataatcaaaataatcagTTTAACTACAAATCTTACAAGCTAAACTTGATTAATAATCCATCAACATTTTTTACCAGAGAAAAAACGCAGAAGTTCATCAACGGAGCAGGACCATGGGAGACCTCTGATGCGTACGACATATCCCTCATCAGCCATGATTGAAATACCCTAGAAAAGAAAACATGGGTTCAGTTCAAGTCAATCTTACATTATATGCAGGTTCAAATATGGAGTTATTTGCTTCTCCACGATGCAT includes the following:
- the hnrnph1 gene encoding heterogeneous nuclear ribonucleoprotein H isoform X1, whose amino-acid sequence is MADEGYVVRIRGLPWSCSVDELLRFFSDCKILNNSGGIHFTYTREGRPSGEAFIELETEDDMKLAMKKDRETMGHRYVEVFKSNNVEMDWVLKHTGPNCPDTAGDGLVRLRGLPFGCSKEEIVQFFSGLEIVPNGITLPVDIQGRSTGEAFVQFASQDIAEKALKKHKERIGHRYIEIFKSSRAEVRTHYEPQRKPMGMQRPGPYDRPSGGRGYNMMGRGGSYDRMRRGGYGGGVSDGRYGDGGSSFQSTTGHCVHMRGLPYRATENDIYNFFSPLNPVRVHIEIGPDGRVTGEADVEFATHEDAVAAMSKDKANMQHRYVELFLNSTAGGSNGTYGGQMMGGMGNQSSYSGGQLNSGYSGGYNNQGNMGGYNDYSNQGGMGSSYYGGGGGGGNRGSMNGIGGGWGM
- the hnrnph1 gene encoding heterogeneous nuclear ribonucleoprotein H isoform X2, which codes for MADEGYVVRIRGLPWSCSVDELLRFFSDCKILNNSGGIHFTYTREGRPSGEAFIELETEDDMKLAMKKDRETMGHRYVEVFKSNNVEMDWVLKHTGPNCPDTAGDGLVRLRGLPFGCSKEEIVQFFSGLEIVPNGITLPVDIQGRSTGEAFVQFASQDIAEKALKKHKERIGHRYIEIFKSSRAEVRTHYEPQRKPMGMQRPGPYDRPSGGRGYNMMGRGGSYDRMRRGGYGGGVSDGRYGDGGSSFQSTTGHCVHMRGLPYRATENDIYNFFSPLNPVRVHIEIGPDGRVTGEADVEFATHEDAVAAMSKDKANMQHRYVELFLNSTAGGSNGTYGGQMMGGMGNQSSYSGGQLNSGYSGGYNNQGNMGGYNDYSE